The Elaeis guineensis isolate ETL-2024a chromosome 3, EG11, whole genome shotgun sequence region ATGAGTAGCTAAAACTTGTACAATCGTGAATAATTAATTACATGCAAGTAAATTAATATTCAAAACAAGCAACATTTTAAATCCAATTCTAAGGGACAAGCACAAAAAATATACAAATCAAGGTGCAGAATGGAAAACACATCCTTGTTTTGCTGAATCCTTCATGGCTTATCCCTAGAAAGCATGATTAACTTTTCAAAATGAAAAAGCGCTCTGACTGTTGGAAAGGGCACTAGGCAATGGTGATGTTAATTTGGTGGCTACACCCAGCAGTCATGGGAGAAGCTTTACAATTTATAACCAGGTAAATAACAAGTTGATATGACTGAGTTTCTCTTGAGcccttatttttttcaaaatccaaCCATCTATtgcattttgaatgacttatagaTGCAATCTCATCAAGAGAAAATCACATTTGCAATAGAGAAACAAGTTGCTTACAGCCAAAATATGGACTGGTAATGTCTAGCCACACCAACATGCCAATAAATGCGAATCATGATCCAAAAGCTCTATTCTAAAATGTAATCCATGTGACGCCCGCGTGCATAAAGTCTGATGACTGTACCCTATAGGATCAACATGGTCCCCCATATACAGCCAATCCATGCAGCAGTCTGGAAAGCACCAGTATAGACCAAGACGCCCAACACAGACAGCCAAAGCGCTGCTGAATAACTGAAACCtgatcttttccttttctttttttcttgtgatGGATGAAGGGAGACATCTCCTACGATACTTTATTTCATTTTCTGTTTTTCTGAACTTTGCATATTTAGTTCTAATTGTCaatatgtattttaatttttttttaaaaaaaatatcaaatgcaTCTGCACCCAAATATATACCCACATACCACATATGAGTTATACAACATGCCGTGCGGTATCCCAGCCACCCATATATCCCCATAACTAATGTTAAGCCAAATATTAGAGGAAGGGTTAATAAGATCGGGGCATCGACAAATCATGTAACATTCTTTCCTgatttcttctaaaaaaataatatctaacataaaagtgaaatttgaaaaaaaaaaaaaaaaagaaagaaaaagagttaCACTCATGCGAATGAAAGATAAAAAGCCATAAATATAAGAAGGCTAGTTTCCACCGTCATAAACCCATATAAAGCATACCTATTACAGTTATTCCATACGttaatatactacttatcaatcAAATTATCTTTAATTAGGATATCTTAAGGGTAAAAAGGGCTAAATTTTAACATATGGATGCAAAAGAAAGTCCCTTGATTTTCCATGAACtataagttttttaaaaaaattcttgtaAGTCAAAAAACCGTAATGACTTATTATCCAAATATGGAAAAGAACAAGATGGATGGGTCCTATGCTTCATAGGATTGCATGATCCACAGTATGGATCTAGCAAATACAAACCATATATGCACAAGAACAACATGCacattatttgagataaaaaataatCCAGATCTTACCATCTAAATTATGCATTGTAACATTTCAAACGACAACAATCTCTTCAGCTGCTTTTTAGAACCCTAGCAGAATCTTAGGCTTTTGATTTACATTAGAAGCTCAATTGTCATAAGCTGATGAGATGTAACCATGGAGCAAGAAGTGGGATGATATAAGAAAATGGTTGGACAAAGTAGTTTCAATACCGAAGAAGATGCAGGATTCATATACAACTCTAGACAAAACCaccaaaaaaaatgaagatgacATCTATAGCGGAATcttagatttgcaaggagaactATCAAGGGCAAGGAAGAAATAAAAGATCCAAAGATTTTACCCCAGAAGAATCTTTGCATAACTTAAATGTTAAGCAATCTGCATTGTCCTGCTCATTTGTCATAGTGGCAGGAAGATGATCCAGTCTTTCATGATTTGTCACGTTCACCAATATGTCTCATCGAATAACAAATGCAAATACGAAACATAAGGCCGAAAATGACTTTTTTCATGATGCAATGGTCTAGCAACACGACACAGCATGATTGCCCTCCATCATATAAATTACTAAATTTGCCACATCCCGCAAGCATGGGTGAAGGTATTCAAATTCCACATTGCCTCTTAAAACCTCGAACACAGGGTTCTAGGCAGCCTAAGATGCACGGAGGGCATTTTTGGAAATAAAGATGGAAACATTCATGAGAGGAATCTCATTTTAGTAGTACAATAGTGATGCAGCCTCTTAGTACAATAGATGATTTGAACTGAAATTGTTTGCGTGGTAAATGATAGCAAACCTAGACACAATCCCAAAAGTACACCAAGTGGTGGCCAACCAGGAGAATTCTAGGGAAAGAAGGGAGGGACCAGTGGATAAGGGTGTTCAGACACGAAATATAGATAACACAGAACTAAATAAGCTAATGATCTGGCAACTTAAGTTGCCACACTGTTTTGACTAATTTAAACCCTCGAAATTACTAGATCATCTAAGTTGCCACACTTTACGAATAAAAGAGCACTAAAACTGAAAATTAAAGGCCTAAACAACTGAAATAAAGTTTAAAATCAATAATCTAGGTATTCAACAATTCACATGCATCCATTTACAGATCCAAGATGGAGATGAGAGTTCTAGACTGATTTTGAAACAGCTATTGACAGCTAAGATGCCCAAGAAAGAAAGGTTATTTATGGACTGGAAAGTCGATGCCACACAACATATCATTATTCATGAAACAAAGACACCAAAATGGGTGCTAAACACCTCTTTCCTTTTcttggataagatttttttttttttcccgtctGCAACATGAGGTCAAGATGTCTAGAAGTTACTAAGGCAGTTCACAGGCTAGATTTGCACATTGCTATGGTTCATCGAATCTATTTGGTATTTTGGTGGATTAGGTCCCTGCTGACATTGTAGTGACCCACTGTTTTCATAAAAGCAGATGGAATGTTTACTGCTTAATGTTCACAGAAACTCCAGCAGTCTGTAGGAAGTTCCAGCTCACTTAGGATTACAAAAAGGGGAATCAATTTTACGAGAATGTGGTACAATTTTTTTCTAAGCGAAGCTTTGACAATTTTGTTCGGCGCTTATTAAGTAACAAGCACCATATGGTTGTCAAAATGTTGCTTTGcttactttttcttttcttttccttttctttcatgGATCCCACATCCTTAAAGTATGCACTTTAAATTGTTATTGTAGGAAAAGCtgtaatttgaaattttattttagcaAATAAGGACAAAAAGGAATCAAGAATAGAACAAAATGGTGTTGAACTTTCACAGGTGTGATGACCTTATAAAAGCCCATCATGTTTTTGTTTTATATTCTTTAAAATCTTCATAAGTTTCAATTGAAAACCGATAATATTAAAATCTGATATCAGACAAGAATCCAATCTTTTATCAGCATTCTGATAGACCGAATCACATATAGCAACCCAAAAGCTTCTTCATGCCATGTGTATTTCAGGATTGCCTTCCAATCAATTCTACCACCAGTGCATCAACTCCTCAATGTAAAATGAGTCTACTTGACTCCTAGGATTTAGTGTTTCACATTGTAGGACTGCTGCTGTCTATATTCTTGATGATTGTATACCTTTGCCTGCTCAATTTTCTAACCACAGTGTGATGACATATATCTACTTTCTACCTTCAGCCTTTAACCATAAGTTCCAGGTTCAAACACTTCTAGACACTTGTtttattcttgatcttcttcATGCATAAAATTTAGATGACTAATTCCTACTCAAAAATAGATACTAATAGCACTATCCTAATTAATCTTAACTCTGTTCTGCTCACCAGAAGATTATAAAATAACAGACTGTAACAATTTATTGGCTCATAAGGAGGCAGAGTATTCTTTTCGTAATACAGCTTTTCCAATCTATTAGTATGAATTCAGACTTTGTAGGCTTCATATTTTCTAATTCTCCATAGTGTTGTCAAACTTATACCTACTTATGGTATTTCCATTAGGAGTGATTTGTTTGGTGTAAGGCATAGACTTTCAAGCACAGCTGCACAATGGCACATGTTTAAGTCCTGAGGTAGCCACTTTGAGGCACCCTCCCAAGACTCCAGACTGTCGGGAACATCACTAGGTAATGGCCTTTCTATATGGTGTTTTCATTGACATCTCCACTGTGACCCAAAGGTCATGGGTTCAAAAGAAGACTGGTTTATTCTTAAAACATGATTCTAAAATGCAATTAAGACTAAACTAAGGTCAGTTGCACCAAAAAATTGCCCAAATAGCACTACATGTGAATGTCTATGTATATCATATACCTTCAAGTGTTACCACTTCAAATGGCTTAAAAGGATCCAGACAAACATCATTGCTCATGAGAATCATTTGACAAAATGCAAATGTATTTGGGTGATAGATAGCACATGGTGTCCTAACCTTCTTCCCTCGAATAACAGATCCTGGCTCACCCTGGATCACCATGTACTTTGTGCCACCAAGGTACAAACCAGTTGGTGCAAGGGATCCAGGCTCATCAAAGTCATTCATAATGGCAGTGATCTCCTCAGGCTTGAACTGCATCATCAGGAAAAAATAGTAGTAGTAAGAAACCAAGAAAGACagctatatatataatatgatcCGGAATAAAATTTGCACGTGAACAAGGACATAACATCTCATTGTTTGCATATCATCTTTTTGGTTGTAAACCCGATTTTTGAGTAATAATTTTGTAAAAAAGAAGGGGCCAGGTCCTCTTTCTCATAAAACTCCATAAGCTGTTTTAATATGAACTCTTTTTATATTAGGTCTTTTGTTAACCAGCTTTTAGCCAAATGATATAAACCTCACCTTATGCAGGTCGATTATATGTGCAAACTGATCGAAATAGATGAAGTCAAAAGTAAAATTGTTAACCATGATAGTTTgattaaaaaaagagagagaggttaaattactttcttttttttaaaaaaaaaaagagaaaaaacaatCCTTATAAGTTGAAGTTGCACTCCGAATAAAAGGTGCTTACTTTGAATGTCTTCTTTTTCCTTGTTCAGTAACACATAATTGAATTACAAGTTAATTAAATAATCCCTGCATTGCATGGAATTTAAACTGAATGGGAATAAAAGCATGATAGCATATGAAAGCCCTTAAAGACCCTCCAccccactcaaaaaaaaaaaaaaataataataatatatatatatatatatatatatatatatatatatatatatatatatatatatatatatatatatataaaaggaaaACAAAAATGCATGCACACATTGAGGTCTTCATATACAACGCTAATCTTATATCCACTATTATAATAAGAGGAGTTTTTATGACCAGAGTTTTCTTTGTGACCTAAATATCTCTAAGTAGCTAAAGTTTTTATGTCTAAATTGCCCTTCTTTGAATTCCAACACAACACATAAAAGAGAAATGTTTTTTAGTTTCAAAAAATTCAGCAATCCTCTAAAGTCCTATTCTAGAATGTGGAAAGCACCTGGAATGCAGGTCTATCCAATCACGATCTCTCAAAAATCTCAATGGTTTTTTCTTTCTGACTATTTTCAAATCCCAAAATTATTATAGCACATGCGGAACGCTAGTGAAGATGACTACCTGAGGCTTATAAGTGTGTTTTTTCCTCCACTGTTTAATGATCTGGATAATTTCATTTTCTCAGTTATTCCATGCGGTGCATTTATCCAACTAAGAAACTATCTGAAGGGATGTTCCCCCCACTGATGACAACAAATGCACAAGGAAAAAAGTATCATACACATATGCCACCTACTGAACTCAACAAACAACCTATATACAATATAAGTAAAAATGAAATAAGAAACATCTACAATGCAGCAGATACATATTATTTTATGATTCATAACATATAATCAAACATCCTTGTTACAGATCCTTGATAACAGCATTCCGAAGCAAAACAGAAAAGCTCCCGCTAACACAAATAGACTTCTAAAAGCATGAATTGAATGGTATGAATACATCCATGCTGAAGCCTGTAAGACATCTCAAAGTAATCATTTACGTGCACAGTGAACAGACAGATATATTACCAATTTATGTACAACCATATTCAGTGTTCCAGCATTATAATCTCAGAGTGAGGCAATCACAGTATGATTCACTAGTAGTAATTAATAGTAAAGTTTCTTATCAAAATCAAGTGTCTGGAAACCCACAGAAATATGAAAACTATAATAATCACACCACCACCGTAGAAGATCCTCCAAGATCTGTCACACAATCTTGAAGCCAAGATTTTGGCATCAAAAGACCTGATGGTGATTATAGTTAATGCGAGATTTAAAAACAAACAGCAccaacaacaaacacaaaaaaatGCCAATATATGAGCATAAAACAAGTGATTATTCAATGATGCGCCCTGCTACAATACATCTCACAAGAAGAAAAAGCAACTGTTCAAGAAAAACAACCAACGATACTTTCTTGAAAGCCTTCCATATCATCGAGTCAAATATCAACATCATAAAAGCATTCCAAGAAATTCGTCCAGATCCTATGACAAATTCTAAGATGGATCCagaaaaataatacataaaaaaagaaaatattgatCTCGGACGGTGCGTCAAATACCACCGACTGAGATCAAGAACCATCTTCCCCTTCCTCACCCAAATCAAacaagaagaggaaaagaaacaCCAACGAAATCAGCGtatcagatcaagaaaccatgatAAAGAACAGGAAAAAAGGAAAGTAACAAACCACTCAAGAGAGGGAAATTAGGGGACGGTGGCGAACGGAATCAAACCCCATATAAGAAAGATCTGGTTGGAATCGAGATGTATATACCTGGGGAAAGTTTGCCATCTGGGCCCAGACGCTGCCGTCGTGGCCGACGATGGCGGCGGCCGTGAGGTGCTGGCCGTCGATCTCGCACATCAGATGATCGTCGACGTACGTCTGCCAcgacatctcctcctcctcctcctagtACTTTTCCTCTCTTCTTGCTGCTGGTTCTCTTGCTTCTCCTTCCGTAATCTCTCGGCGAGGGTTCGCGCGAGATGGATGGGTGGGTCTCTTGCTTTCAAACGTCGGTGGGGGCTTTTATATCcccagaggaaaaaaaaaggatccCCAGGGGTTAAAGAAAATGAAATGGTTGCGTTGCGGCACCGAAAATGGGACCAGATATCGTAAGGTTTTTCTGAAACTTCTGGAATTTAGATACGAAGAGGTGGGCCTGGTGGCTCCCTAAAATTTAACTCTAATTGAATAAATGTTCTTGGCGTCCGGGAATACGTGCTCTTCTCGCTTTCAGTGAGCTCGCCGGCCGCAATATTCTGCTGCTCGAGTACATGTTTTCTACTGgttttaattattttcttttttttccccttgcaatccttttatatgaaattttttaaacTATAGGCATGCATCAACAGTGGTGCTAAAATTGGCTTTTAAACTATAGGCATGCTCACTCTATTATTTTGAAGTATTACCTTGCACACAAATCCGCCTTATCTAACCCATAATTGTTTAATTAACCACAAACTATATCCATTCCAACCATCTAAATTGCTTTAGCTTCATTGTCTTTGCATTAAGCGTACTTGACCTGAAACATTATGTACCAACCCTATTATTTTATTAGTTTGTAGATGAGTATTGTAATTTAATTTTCAACTTGGATTAACGGCCCATCAAATGTGAGTCTAACATGTAATTTTATCGGATATGGCTTGACTCACTATTGTGATTAAGCTTTTCAAATCTTttaaccatttcaagcatttttatAGTTTTGAACAACTCATTATGTGATTACTTCTTATATGCATGAGTTTGAGAATGTTGATAAAAATTACCTTTTCCTTCTCGTTGTTTACAAACATTGGCATCTAATTTAACCAAAATTACTAAATATTAGAATAGACAGGATAATTAATATAGATTTAGTTATTTTCTAATATCTTAACTATTGTATGTCAgtcaatatatcaagatatcttgGACAATAAAAGTCAATCAGCTCTTCATCTCACTTGCGACGGATTAATATCTCGATCTATCTATTATGTATATATAAGTGGAGGTTCTGCTTGCTCCAAACTCATTACTTATCAAGTAGACACTAATATTAATAATAACAATCAAATCTTTCTTATCATTAATGAAGTGAAAACATACATTAATTAATTACAAATCCTTCTTATATTTCATATTATTATTAATGAAGAGAAAGTCATATGTTAATTAAATCAATGAAACAAACTAGCTGATACTAAATGTTATTGCAATTACAAAAGAATTTATATAATAATTGAAAtaaatatatctaaaatttataatttctttaacatgatatatgaaatataataaaaaatataaaacaaacatattttaaattcattataaaatatatttaataatatataataattacatCTTCATGATTTAATTTTAACTCAAACTTAAATCAATCTACACATCCATGGCTTTGAAATTTATTATAATCTATACTCTAGCTTGCACATAAGTCATTTCACAACATGGTTTCAAGCAgcattttaaatataatttattatattatttattatattcaaaaataatttgaaCATAGATAAAAATCCATAATttctttaatataatataaatatataaaataaagtaatatatataataaatatattttaaacttatTATAACAATtcattaaatattatataataattatatgttcatgatttagttttgatttaaacTCAAGTCAATCGACATATCTAtggctttaatttttttttataatctctACTGTAGCTTACAGATATATCATTTACTTCGTGGTTTCAAATAGCATGTATACAATATCATAATGATACCATGATGATTTTGATAAACCTACATAATATTTTGAACATAATTTATTATACCACTTTATTATActatagaaataatttaaaaataaataaaaaattcatatccacACATCGTGCAAGTTATATGCTGGTTTTATATTGTGTCCGCTATATTTGTTGTCTTTTTGATATGCCAAATATTATTAGCAAGTCAAAGCATCTCTATATCTGGTAGTTTCAATTTTTCTTGGTCTTTCATCTCGATTTAGAAAATAGCACCTTTTCCACATTGGCTGCATTAAAACTAGCTTAAATATTAAAAAACCCTAGCAATGACAGAGAACTGCAATTTGCATTAGAGCTGTAAGGGAGTCCATCGCAAATTTCAGAACTATGAATACAATTAATAAGAACACTTTAATTTTTTTCCCCAATTTGTGGAAACTTAAGTGGCCTCTCTCAGTGGTGATAGACAGGAACGGGTCGGAGAGTGAGATTTAAAGCTGGGTGGTTTTTGCACCTCTCTTCCcttatctttaaaataaaataaaataaagaaaagaaaaaaaccacCCCTTCGTTAACACGGTTGGGGAGCTACCGGCCTTCCTCTTTCTATACATCGACCTCTCCCTCCATCGCGACCTTCCATCCCTGTTGTTTCAATTGAACTTAGTACTTTTTGATCAATTAGTTGATACATGCTGAAGTATTCGGAAGAAGCAATGTCTTTAAGTTGGAGATACACCTCACCAGCTCGTGGTTATTTCTCAAACATGCATTGATCTGATATGACTAAAATAAATACCACAACTAACATAATTCATGTCAGTGCAGACTCAGTAAACTTGGACTCATGTATTAATTGTCTCGATACATGCTTTTAAACCATTTCATATTTCCTCCATTTGTTCTGAAAAGACATGCAACACCAATATTATAACCACCCAAAAAGAATAAGAATCTCTTACTATGTAGCAAAACAATTTGACAACTTTAGGAGATTACGTAGTCCAGAAAATCTGACACCAGAAAATACGTGCTCCGATCATAATTCCTTCATCAAGCACCCAAATATGATTATATTATTTTCTGGTTATCATCAGCCCCAGGTTGCGTGGccgtgaaaaaaattaaaaagaaaggaaaaaaaaaaaagtaaagcgTGGGAAACAGCTCCAAGGATAAATACTATATGGATTGGTGAACTGTTGAGAAACAAACAGCAGCAAGAAAGCACAAATTACTATAACTAAATATGGATGAGAATTACATTTTAACCTTCAAACACGCAATCCAAAGACACTTATCAGGAACATATGACAAAGAATATGACCAAAACTTACAACCTCATCCTCTGTCCACAAAATTATTGCCTCAAAACAGAAATGGCAATTGTTAGTTAATGATCATGGAAAATGGGTACTAAAAATGGGGGAAAGAAAAGAGAACTGACATCTGCAaggacttgaaaaaaaaaaaaaaagttcaactGTAGATTACATGCCCTGGTCGATAAGGTAGTCGCCCATTCTCTCAACAACCATGTTGCACTGCCCTGGAGTCATGGGCTCATCATAGATACCAAAGATTAGTGCCTGGTTTGTCTTCTTAATAGTAATGCCACCTGACCCCTGCCATTAAGAAAAGCACTTTAGTTAGGGTGGTAGGACTTGAGAAAGAACATGAAGAGAACCAGGTAAGGACCATTAAGCAAGAATAATTAATGGGCAGATTAGATGCGTGGATAAGAAACCAACATATCATTTTTTTGCAGACATTAAACTCCTTTTCCTTTACCATGCATGGAAATGATCAGTGGAATATATTTGATATGACATTGGAGGATCAGCTTAATTATTTGATCGTAAACAAAAATGGAAAAAGAGTTACCTAAGCAAAAGTCTGAATGACTGAGCCATGGTATTACATTAACAGAAAATGTAACAAGCATTTCAACTTCGAGCAAGTATCATATACTACCACCAGGATCATGCCTCTGTCTCTTTTTACCATGCGAACATGGGGGACAAGCAATGATCAATGCTACTCGATCAGTAGAAAAATAGGAAATAAATCATGCTAATTTTACATAACCAAAGTGATATATACGATTACAAAAAATTGTTCGTTAAATCTATGCAAGATACTTCACCATGCAGTCATGTAATATCATGGCAGTTTTAACTCCCAAGATATACATTGAATACCATAGCCATATACCTCTTTGTTAGACCTAGACCTGAATAGAGGAATACAGAATCAATGTATAAATGGACAATGGTGCACAAACAAATGCATCAAAAGTTTGCCAATGGCCTAGAGTTTCCCTGGAAGTTACAGTTGGACAAACGTGCATGGGCATTCAATGATGGCAATAAAATTTTGAACTTGATATCTCGGAAATGATACTTTAGAAAGCTGGTTAGTGCACTGGTACTCCAGTATGGAGGCAGATGTTATGGGCgaccatgtatatatatgtactaaATTCCCTGTGGTGTCTCGGGATAGATCTTACTTGTTGCTACTTTCATATGAAGAAAATGTCATTGCCAAAGAAGCATATAAGCAAGTTACTTACTGCTATTACTGATGACCAGGATAAGCCGACATTTCAGTTCCTCAACCAGATTTTGTTCTCTGaattaaaaaattctaaatcTATAACCATAAGGACCATCAAAGATTGAgttccacccaaaaaaaaaaacttcaactATAGGTTTCAGTGAATTATTAATAATTAACTTATATGctagaaatattttcattatacttTAAAAGTGCGCAACTATCGTCAAATGCATATGAAGAATATTCCTCATGCCAGGTGGTGTGGGGATTGACAAAATTAATGTACTTGTTGCCAAACATGATGGATTGATTGATCATGGACTTGCTAGGTAAGTGATTGTAGACCAGTGAACTTTTCTATGCAATTTATGAGTGCCCAAAATATTATCCTTTTCTTAATAAGCTAGTTCCTGCCAATATATATGGTGCAAGAGAACATTTGAACAATCCTAGTTTTACTAAAACTAACTGCAGCACCTACcacttaaataatatattttatgcgCACGAAGAGCTGCACCAGATAAGAGAGACACCCACTTTTCTGTTAAAGACAAAATCTGGGCAAAAGAAATTTAATAGAAATACGCCTGAAACGTTTAGAACATATGCCTCATCTTGTATAAACTGTCAATTTTTATGTATACCATAAGAAAAGCTAACAATGAACTTGCAAACAGTAAGATGGCATAGAATCTTCAAAATACAAGACTAGCAGAGCAAAGAAAGCCCGAGAATATTCGGCATGGAGATAAGAAACAGGAAAAGCATATGATGCATGAAATGATCACCTTCTTTCCACGGATAACTGATCCAGCCTCTCCTTGAATTACCATATACTTTGTTGATCCAAGAAACAAGCCAGTGGGGGCTAGGGACCCCGGCTCCGCAAAATCATTCATAATATTGGTGATCTCCTCAGGCTTGAACTACAAATGCAACAAAAAGTGAACCAGCCCTTAGTGAATGCAATAAAGTTTTAGTAAAGGACAGTATTCAGCAATTAACAAAACAGAAAAGTAATGCCAATTTTccatcaaagaaagaaaaaagtaatGCCAATTCAAAGACAAACCAGTTGTTTGAGAACATGTGTAAattatggagagagagagagagagagagagaatgtcaTAATCAGGTCTGAAAAAAATTTGTGAGAGGGTCATATTTTATCCTATGGCTGATTTATAAGAAACCAGAAATTATATCTTCcactttgttatgaacaaaaatAAACTTCCTATGTTAGCTAGTTACGGGATAGCACTTGAGAGCTGTGAAATATTGTAATTGTCTGTGAGCATGTGAAAATCCAAAAATCCCATTTGgaacatttttaaaattttcttttactatatataaaaaaagaaatcTTAGACTCAGTCAAAAAAGATAATTATGCTATTAGATTTCCTTCTAAAAACATGAACAAGTCAAATTAGCCGATAAGAGACCAACAGTAACCAGATCAGAGAATGGACAACACCGCAAAAATTCAACTACATGATTTGCTACAAGTTAAATCAATTAAACAAAACCATTGCatgcaaaattttaatcaaatgctACAAACTGCAACGGAACCGTAAGAATAATAATCATAAACCTCCCATCATTACCATTATCATGACACACTCTGTTTTCTAAAAACCCAATAGAGATGGgtaggggaaaaaagaaaagaaaaagatgtatACCTCTGGAAACATATCGCTCTTGGCCCAGACGTTCCCATCGTGTCCGATAATCGCCGCGGCGGTGAGACGGTGGCCCTCGATCTCGCTCATCAGATGGTCGTCGACATACGGTTGCCACGACATCTTTTGTTCTTTGTATTCTCTCTtcgtcttcttctctctcttcttggcTCTGTCTCTCCCCTTGTATTGCTCTTGCTTTCACCTTTCTAAATTTGGGATTTCAGAAAGAGTAGTAGTAGGGGACGGAGACCGCATCTCGGCTGTTGCTCCACCACCCGTTCCCCCCGATCGAACACGTGTCCTCCACGTCTGCCTTCATTTCAGGGGTGCAGGCTACGCCTTACACGTTCCACGTACTTGGTCAGAATTGCCCAACAACTATTTCAAGTGGACGGTCCGTTCTGTCTCTTGACTGCAGTGCATACCTTACATATATTTAGGAAGCAGTCTtgctaaaaaattcaagaagcaaattgcttttttttttccttttttttgtctACTGAATTATCTATAGAAGGCGCATGTCAACGATATTGGACTGATGCGAAGGCAGAACGAGACAACAGCCTGAGATCGGAAAGAGTTCCCGGAGAGCCATTACTTGCTAAATACTTCATTTCAATAAAACGgggcctcaaaaaaaaaaaaaaaaaaggttgaa contains the following coding sequences:
- the LOC140856648 gene encoding profilin isoform X1, which gives rise to MSWQTYVDDHLMCEIDGQHLTAAAIVGHDGSVWAQMANFPQFKPEEITAIMNDFDEPGSLAPTGLYLGGTKYMVIQGEPGSVIRGKKVRTPCAIYHPNTFAFCQMILMSNDVCLDPFKPFEVVTLEGFWWCHCQENQSGLDHWHI
- the LOC140856648 gene encoding profilin isoform X2, with product MSWQTYVDDHLMCEIDGQHLTAAAIVGHDGSVWAQMANFPQFKPEEITAIMNDFDEPGSLAPTGLYLGGTKYMVIQGEPGSVIRGKKGSGGVTVKKTNLALIIGIYDEPMTPGQCNMVVERLGDYLVDQGF
- the LOC105040514 gene encoding profilin isoform X2, which gives rise to MSWQPYVDDHLMSEIEGHRLTAAAIIGHDGNVWAKSDMFPEFKPEEITNIMNDFAEPGSLAPTGLFLGSTKYMVIQGEAGSVIRGKKKSGCLSYLVQLFVRIKYII
- the LOC105040514 gene encoding profilin isoform X1 yields the protein MSWQPYVDDHLMSEIEGHRLTAAAIIGHDGNVWAKSDMFPEFKPEEITNIMNDFAEPGSLAPTGLFLGSTKYMVIQGEAGSVIRGKKGSGGITIKKTNQALIFGIYDEPMTPGQCNMVVERMGDYLIDQGM